From Juglans regia cultivar Chandler chromosome 6, Walnut 2.0, whole genome shotgun sequence, the proteins below share one genomic window:
- the LOC118348772 gene encoding myrcene synthase, chloroplastic-like: MAYAMHLSILDSIRNCKLSTLLPPKRSVSALTSPKDSTIVRRSANYHPTIWHYDYIQSIRSEYVGELFTRKIDKLKGEVTMMFHNVVDPIKQLELIDTLQRLGVSYHFEDEIRRMLENKHITNHNGDVCEKQSLYATAVEFRLMRQHGFDVPQDTFKRFFSEKGDFKECLCDDIEGMLALYEASFHLREGESILEEARDFATKHLKEYVDQSKDKYLCTMVNHALELPLHWRVMRSEARWFIDAYRGREDMNPTLLELAELDFNMVQAVHQEDLKEVSRWWRSTGLGDLSFARDRVVENFLWATGALFQPQFGHERRMLAKLGALLTIVDDVYDVYGTFEELELFTDAIERWDVNEMGKLPYYMQICFLSVYNTVNEMAFDTLKEKGCNIVWYMRKAWADICKSYLLEAKWFYNGYTPSLQEYLEYGWMTITIANILVHCYFFVTNPITKEALDSLEEYPDIIRLSSFIVRLADDLGTSTEELKRGDNPKSIQCYMNDTGASEEDARQYMRSLISATWKTINGNRIASSPFSETFNEIATNIARMSQFMYQHGDGHGIVDRETKDRVLALFIHPIPIAKN; this comes from the exons ATGGCCTACGCAATGCATCTTAGCATTCTTGATTCAATCCGAAATTGCAAACTCTCTACATTGCTCCCACCTAAAAGATCCGTCTCAGCTTTAACAAGCCCAAAAGACTCTACCATTGTCCGACGATCAGCAAATTACCATCCTACCATTTGGCATTATGATTACATCCAATCAATAAGAAGCGAATATGTG GGGGAGTTATTCACCCGAAAGATTGATAAGCTCAAGGGAGAAGTAACAATGATGTTTCACAACGTGGTGGATCCCATAAAGCAACTTGAGCTGATTGACACTTTGCAAAGACTTGGAGTGTCTTACCACTTTGAGGACGAAATAAGGAGGATGTtggaaaataaacacattactAATCATAATGGTGATGTTTGCGAGAAGCAAAGTTTATATGCCACTGCTGTTGAGTTTAGGCTCATGAGACAACATGGATTTGATGTACCTCAAG ACACTTTCAAACGTTTCTTCAGTGAAAAGGGGGATTTCAAAGAATGTCTATGTGATGATATTGAAGGAATGCTTGCTTTGTATGAAGCCTCATTCCACTTGAGAGAAGGCGAAAGCATCTTGGAGGAAGCAAGAGATTTTGCAACCAAACATCTTAAAGAGTATGTGGATCAAAGTAAAGATAAATATCTTTGTACGATGGTGAATCATGCCCTAGAGCTTCCATTGCATTGGAGAGTGATGAGGTCTGAAGCAAGGTGGTTCATTGATGCatatagaggaagagaagatatGAACCCTACCTTGCTTGAGCTTGCAGAATTGGATTTTAATATGGTACAAGCAGTTCACCAAGAAGATCTAAAAGAAGTGTCGAG GTGGTGGAGGAGCACTGGCCTTGGAGATTTGAGCTTTGCAAGGGATAGAGTGGTGGAAAATTTCCTTTGGGCAACGGGAGCATTATTTCAACCTCAATTTGGACATGAGAGGAGAATGTTAGCCAAGCTCGGTGCATTGTTGACAATAGTAGATGATGTCTACGATGTCTATGGCACTTTTGAAGAACTTGAGCTCTTCACGGATGCTATTGAAAG ATGGGATGTCAATGAAATGGGAAAGCTTccctattatatgcaaatttgtttcctttctgTCTACAACACGGTTAATGAAATGGCTTTTGATACTCTCAAGGAAAAGGGATGCAACATCGTTTGGTACATGAGAAAGGCG TGGGCAGATATATGCAAATCTTATTTGTTGGAGGCAAAATGGTTTTACAACGGATATACACCAAGCCTTCAAGAATACCTTGAATATGGATGGATGACAATAACAATAGCAAATATATTGGTGCATTGTTATTTTTTCGTCACAAATCCCATAACAAAGGAAGCCTTGGATTCATTGGAAGAGTATCCCGATATAATTCGTTTATCATCATTCATTGTGCGACTTGCAGATGATCTCGGAACATCTACG GAAGAGTTAAAGAGGGGGGATAATCCTAAATCAATCCAATGCTACATGAACGACACTGGTGCTAGTGAAGAAGATGCTCGTCAATACATGAGGTCCTTGATTAGTGCAACATGGAAGACAATTAATGGAAATCGCATTGCAAGTTCTCCATTCTCTGAAACATTTAATGAGATCGCAACGAACATTGCAAGGATGTCCCAGTTCATGTACCAGCATGGAGATGGACACGGCATTGTAGACCGTGAGACTAAGGACCGCGTGCTAGCATTGTTTATTCACCCCATTCCCATAGCTAAGAATTGA